TGAAGAAACATTATAGCTATTCGGTATATCGGGACTAATAAAAATTATTAGTTCAATTACGGAGCTTGCCGTCCCTTTAATTTTTTTAAGATCGATACCTTGAGCTTTAGTATTTTGATATGCCTCTTCAGGAATAAAATCAATTAAATCTACGACTTCACCTTTGGCGGTAGCGTTAAAAATAAATTCCGATTTTGCAAGCCCCTTCCATTTAAAACTCATAATTCCGTTTGAAATAAGGCTTTTGCCGGTATAAGCCTGTTTTACTAAAAACTTTACATTAGGTCCGGACACCACAATATTAGTATCAATATTTTTAAGAGCCGGTAAGTCTTTATGATATTTATATTCAAAATCTGATATATGCAAATTGGCTTTTAACGCCTCTTCTTCTAAAATATCATCTTCAACAAAATTTTTATCGAGCTTTAAGCTAACTTCACCGTTCTGGATATAACCGGATTTAATATGTTTTTGTAAATATAATATTACCCCGTTATTTGGGATAATTTTTTCTATTGTTTGATAAATCATTATCGGGATATTTGTAGCACTAGCAGTTGCTTCAATATTTTTATCGGTTATTATGCCGTTAAACGATAAAAAAGCTTGCTCTTCAAAGGTAAGTTTACAATCAATCTTTTTTTTATTACCTTGCAAAGGATTAGTTTTATATAAGCATGCGGCTTGTCCAAGCGGTAAATTGGCACCCTTTTTATCGGCTAAGATATCGCTTCTTATTTCAGCTAAATTTAACTTAGTAATAGCACTCTTTTTTATTATATTTAAAGTATAATCACCGTTTATTTTAGTATTTATAATTTCTTCATTATTATTTGAGATAACGGCAAACTTATCGATATTAATATTAGCCGATAACGAAGAGTGAGATATTAAATCATGCAAATTAAAAACAAGCTGAAAATTAGAAATTTCTCCTTGTGCATTATCTATAAAATTTAATGAAATTTTATTAATTGATAGATGATTTTCCTTAAATTTCAAATCACTTATTACGGCTTTTATATCTTGCCTATTTAAATAAAATTCGATTATTTTTTTAATCGGCTCATCCATATATCCTTTATTAGCTCTATATATAAGAAAAGTCATAATTATCGAAAATATAACAAGAAATATAAAGAGGTTAAGGAAAGTTTTTTTGATAAAATTCATTTTATAATTATATGTAGATATACTGCTCGTAAGTGAAGCATTGTCATACCGTGGCTTGACCCACTACTGTACGAACGTTGAAAAAAGGCTGTGTCATGCCGTGACTTGATCACGGCATCCAGGAAAATAAAGCCATATTAGACTTATTTTAGAATCTTTTTATGATATTATAAGCTGGATTCCGTGGTCGTAGCCACGGAATGACAGAATTTTTACCTCTTTATTTAAATGTTCGTACAGTAGTGGGCTTGACCACGGTATCCAGATTGTTACTTTCTGGACCCCGTGATCAAGTCACGGGGGGACAATTCCCAATTCTTAAAAGACGAGCAGTATAATTAAAAAAGTCTTGTCTAAATTAACGCTAATCAAGTATAAAGTATACTCTAAAGTTTTATAATACAAAATTAAATAATACATAATAAAAATTTTATGAATATTACCTTTATCGGTTGTGGTTATGTCGGACTCGTATCGGGGACTATAATGAGCTATCTTGGTCATAATGTCGTGTGTCTTGATACCGATCAATCTAAAATTGCTAAGCTAAATAGAGGTATATCGCCGATTTATGAAGCCGATCTTGATAAATATTTACGGCAATCGATAAAATCCGGAAGATTAAAATTTACCCGTAATTATGATGCCGAGCTTGCAACTGCCGAGGCGGTTTTTATTACCGTCGGGACTCCGCCGTTACCGTCAGGTGATGCGGATTTAAAATATGTTTTTGAAGTTATCGATAAAATTTGTAATCGGATAAATAAGGATTGTCTGTTAGTGGTTAAATCTACTGTTCCACCGACCAGTTGCAATAAAATTATTAGTTATTTAGCAGAGAAAAATTTTACATTTAATGTTGCATCAAACCCTGAATTCTTAAGGGAAGGAACAGCCGTTAATGATTTTTTAGTTCCTGACAGAATAATTATCGGAGTTAATAATAAAAAATCGGAAGAATTGCTTAAAGAAATTTATTTGCCTCTAACTAACCAAAATATAAAGCTGCTAGTGACTGATTTAGTTACGGCAGAACTTATTAAATATGCTTCCAACAGTTTTTTAGCCGCTAAAATTAGCTATATTAATGAAATGGCAAATTTATGTGAAAAAACAGGCGCAAATATTCAAGACTTAGCTTACGGTATGGGTCTTGATCAAAGAATAGGCACAAAGTTTTTAAATGCCGGTCCCGGCTTTGGCGGCTCTTGCTTTCCGAAAGACATTTTAGCCTTAAGGGTGCTTGCTAAAAATTACCGTGCTGATTGTAAAATCCTTGAGGCGGTAATTGATAGTAACCGGAAGCGCCCTTTTGATATGGTAGATAAAATTAGCAATTTAATAGGTAATGATTTACTCGGTAAAAATATCGCCGTTCTAGGGCTTACTTACAAAGCCGGCACCGATGATATCAGAGCTAGTCCGGCAATTGAAATTATCAAAATTTTACTAACTAAAGGTGCGTATGTTAAAGCATTTGATCCTGTAGGCTTAGATAATGCTCAAAAACATTTTGAAAATGAAAATTTATTATATATAAAATCGGCAATTGAGACCTGCTCCGGAGCGGATGCAATTGTTATTACTACCGAATGGTCGGAATTTAATGAATTAAATTGGGAAATAATTTATAATTCGGTTAAATCGCCGATAATTATCGATCTTAGAAATATTTTAGATGCAGACTCAGTAAAAGCGGCAGGTTTTGAATATTACGGAGTTGGGTGTAGGGTATGATGAGCATCGTGTTCTGTCACCCCGTGGCTTGACCACGGGGTCCAGAAAAATTAAATACCGGATACCGTGGTCAAGCCCACTACTGTGCGAACGTTTAAATAAAGAGGTAAAAATTCTGTCATTCCGTGGCTACGACCACGGAATCCAGCTTATAATATCATAAAAAGATTCTAAAATAAGTCTAATATGGCTTTATTTTCCTGGATTCCGTGGTCGTAGCCACGGAATGACAGAATTTTTACCTCTTTATTTAAACGTTCGTACAGTAGTGAGTCAAGCCACGGTATGACACCGAGCTATTTTATAAATCGAACAATAATTTATATACATAAATAAAATGCAAGCTGAATTTGTACATTTAAGAGCGCAAAGTTCTTATTCTTTTTTAGAAAGCGCGTTAACGATCGACAAAATAGTTGAATTAGCCGTACGGCAAAAAATGCCGGCTATTTGTCTTGCCGATCGGGGTAATTTATTCGGCTCGTTGGAGTTTGCCTTGCAAGCTGCTAAAAAAGGCGTGCAGCCTATACATGGTGTTATTCTTAATATAGAGAATAATATCGATAAAGTAGCTATTGATAATATTAGGGGGTCATTTGACTATAAAGCCGATTTTGCCGAGATTCTACTTATTGCAAAAGATGAAATAGGTTATAAAAACTTACTTAAGCTATCTAGCTTAATCTTCACTAAAAATGATCGCAAAATTTGTGATCACATCACTTTTGACGACCTTATTACTTATAATGAAGGCTTAATTGCGCTTTGTTGTTATACAGACGGTATTATCGGTAAAAGCTTGCTCGCCAAAGATGAAACGCAGGCTGTCCTAGCCGCTCGTAAATTAAAAGAAATCTTCGGTGACCGGTTTTATTTTGAAATTATGCGGCATAATTTACCGGAAGAACAATTTATCGAAGCCGCTCATATTAAAATAGCATATGATTTAGATATTCCGCTTGTTGCTACTAATAAACTATTATTCAGTGATGCAAGCATGCATTACGCGCATGACGTATTATTGTGTATTTCTGCCGGCGTTACCAAAGAATATCAAGATCGTAAAACGATTAGCGATAATTGCTATTTTAAATCCCCTAAGGAAATGAGAGAGCTTTTTGCAGATTTGCCGGAAGCAATAGAGAATACCGTAAATTTGAGTCAGCGTTGTTACATAGCGGCGCATCCCAACCCGCCGATGCTTCCTAATTTCTCTACCGAAAATATTAGCGAAACGGATTTAATTAAAAAAGACGCAGAAGACGGTTTGCTTGCGAGATTATCGACAAAATTTAAATTAGAAAATATTTCTCCGAAGGAGCAAGAAACAATTAAGGAGGAATATTTTACTCGTCTTAATTATGAATTAGAGATTATTTGTAAAATGGACTTTGCCGGCTATTTTCTCATAGTATCGGATTTTATAAAATGGAGTAAGGAGCAAGGAATATTAGTCGGTCCCGGTAGAGGTTCGGGAGCGGGTTCAATAGTAGCTTGGAGTCTGTTAATTACCGATCTTGACCCGATTAAATTCGGTTTATTATTTGAGCGATTTTTAAATCCGGAACGTATTTCAATGCCGGATTTTGATATTGATTTTTGCCAAGAAAGACGTGAAGAAGTTATAAATTACGTTCGTTCAAAATACGGCAATAATAGGGTCGGTCAAATAATTACTTTCGGAAAAATGCAAGCAAAGGCGGTAATTAAAGATGTCTCCCGCGTACTTGGCTTAGCATATAGATATGCCGATTATTTAACGGAGCTAGTACCGTTTAGTGCCGTTCATCTCATAACTTTAGATCAGGCTATTAAGGAAGTCCCTGAGCTTTCAAGTGCGGCTAAAGGCAAAGGATTATATAATTTAGAGGGCGAAGAGGAGTTAATAAAGCAAGTTTTAGATACTTCGCTAATTTTGGAAGGACTACATAGGCACGCCTCTACCCATGCCGCGGGAATCGTCATAGCCGGCAAAGATTTAGTCGAAATAGTACCCGTTTGCAAAGATACTAATTCCGATATGTTAATAGTGCAATATTCGATGAAATACTCGGAAATTGCCGGTTTAATTAAGTTTGATTTTCTGGGACTACAAACTCTTACTGTCATTACCGACTGTAAAAAGCTTTTAAAAGAACAAGGCATCGAGATCGACTTTAATAACATGACGTTTGACGACGAAAAAACTTATCAAATGTTATGCAAAGGTAAAGGGGGCGGGGTTTTCCAGTTTGAAAGTGCGGGTATGAAAGATACGCTTCGGCGTCTAAAGACTGATTCCGTACAAGACTTGATAGCTCTTGGCGCCTTATATCGTCCCGGTCCTATGGAAAATATCCCGACCTATATCGCTTGTAAACACGGCACGCAGCAACCGGACTATTTACATGAATTACTAAAGCCGATACTTAAAGAAACTTACGGCGTAGTAATATATCAAGAGCAAGTATTAGAAATTGCTAAGAAACTTGCCGGTTACACTCTTGGCAGCGCTGATTTACTCCGTAAAGCTATGGGTAAAAAAATCAAAAAAGAAATGGAGGAGCAGGAGGAAATCTTTGTTAAAGGGGCGGTAGCTAATAATATTTCAGCAAGTCAAGCTAAATCAATTTTTGCGACGCTTGCTAAATTTGCCGGATACGGTTTTAACAAAGCGCATGCTTCGGCTTACGGAGTTATTTCGTATCAAACGGCTTATCTTAAAGCTAACTACCCTGCTGAATTTTTGGTAGCATGTTTGAACCTTGAGTTAAGTAATCACGATAAGATCGGCTTATTTTCACAAGAAGCAAAAGATAATGATATCAAAATCATCCCGCCGAATATTAATATTTCCACCGGTTATTTTAGTATAGGATGTCATGCCCGCCAAGGAGGGAATGACATCGAAGCTACTATATCGGCAGAACAAAAGTCTATAATATTCGCTTTGGGCGCAATTAAAGGTGTTACCGTGAATTTCGGTAAGTTAGCGGCGGAGGAAAGAGAGAAAGGAGGGCGATTTACGACCATTATCGATTTCATCGAGCGTATGCCGCCTAAATCTATCAATAGTAAGTTACTGGAAAACCTTATCAAATCCGGTTGTTTTGATGAGTTACACGATAATCGTCAGCAATTATTTTTAAGTATTGCTAAGCTTTTAGCCTATTCAATTTCTTATCATGAAGAACAAGCTTCTAATCAATTTAGTTTAATTAAGGTAAATAGTTTAAGCCCGCAGCTTTTAATAGCAAGCAACCATGCCGATAAAAATACGCTAGCCTTTTATGAATTTGAGGCATTGGGATTATTTATAACTCATCATCCGTTATCGGAATATCAAGAAATATTTAATCGATTAAATATTTTAAGTTCGGCAAATTTGCATAATGATTTACCGCACGGCACTAGCCGAGTAACGCTTGCCGGCGTGATTCAGAAAAAAGATTCTCGCATGTCGGCAAGAGGAAGATTTATTACGCTACAGCTTTCCGATCCCGATGATATTTTTGAGTTAACTATTTTTAGCGAGGAGGTGTTACGCGATTATAATCACTTGCTGAACGTTAAAAGCCTAGTGATCGTTAATTGCGATATAATAAAAGACGAAGGCGGCATAAAACTGACCGCTAAAAGCTTCATGTCTATTGAAGAAGCAATTAACAATCAGCAAATTGAGTTACAACTTTTCCCAAGTAGTTATACGGAATTGGAACAGATAGTAAGTTTATTAACAAAATGCTCCGGACTAGAGCAGAGTAACACAAAAATAACTTTATTCGTAAAGACGGAAGTAACTGACGGATTTGTAGCTAAAATAACCTTGCCGGAATCTTTTTGCTTACAAAGCAAAGACTTTGAGTTTTTAAAGAATTTTCAGTATTGCGAGAAGCTATAAGCGTTGTTGCAGAGTTCTAAAAAAGTGCCGGATGTCATTCTAGCTAAAGGCGGGAATGACATCCTAGCAAACCCCAAACGCCTACTTATTTGCTGCTTTTAATTTTTCTAAAACTTCCTTAGCATGATTTTTGACACTTACTGCAGGCCAGATATGAAGGATTTTACCATGGGTATCAATTAAAAAAGTTGCTCTATTAATTCCCATATATTTCTTACCGAACATTGATTTTTGAACCCACACTCCATATTGCTCGCACATATCAGAGTCTGCATCAGAGGCTAGGTCAAACTCTAAACAATATTTTTCTTTAAACTTATCATGTGATTTTAAATTATCTTTTGATACTCCTATAATTACGGCATTTAATTTTTCAAATTCCGGTTTTAATTTATTAAAATCCTGTGCTTCGATAGTACAGCCGGGAGTATCGTCTTTCGGATAAAAATATAGTATAACAAATTTTCCTTTTAAATCTGATAATTTGATATTTTTATTGCTACTTACCGGCACTGAAAAATCAAATGCAACATCACCTATTTTTAACATCATAAAACCCCTATATAATTAAAATTGTATACTATAATAAATTTTAACAAAAAGCATTTGTTTTTTATATAGTTTTTCTATTAATAATTTTTGTAGTAGTTGCTTTTTTATATAACATAATTTATTATTTAAATAACTTACATTTTAAGTTATAGTTTATAGTATTTATTTTCAATAATGAGGTTATTATGAAAACAATAGGCAAAGCGATTGAAGAATTACAAAATACCCTTAAAGATTCCGCTAAAATTATCGCTGCTGAATTTAATAAGAAATGCCATGATATAGCCGATAATTTATCTTCTAAAATAGATGAATTGAAAAAGCACGCTAAAGATAATAAAGATCGCTCTTTAGAATCGATACAAAAACAATATGACGGCATAAAAGAAAATATGACGGAATATCAAAAAGCGACAGGTAAGAAAGCAGAAGAATATCACAAGGTTTTAGTGAAAAAACTTAGTGAATTAAGTAAAAAAATCGAAGACTATAATAACAAACATAAAAATTAAAGCCCATTTAAAAATTATTTTGGAGTCCTAACAATGAAAAATAAAATTTTATTAACACTTGCAACAACTGCTGCTTTAGTATTTGCCTCTAACGCTTTTTCTTCAGCAACAACGCAAAACGAAGAGGATAATGCAGAAACTACCTCGCAAACTAGAACAGTAACCGAAAATCTTCAGGAATTAAAAGATAATTTGAAGGATTTAGCTAAAACCGGCATAGATAAATTTAATCAAAGCCTTAGCGATACCTATACTCAATTATCCGATCAAGTAACTGCAATTCAGGAAAAGATGAAAGATAAAAAAGATGAAGGAGCCAAAAAGCTACAGGAATCTTTAGATCATCTAAACAAAAAAATGGCAGAATATAAAAATGCTAATGCCCAAAAACAAGAAAAAATGCGCAAACATATTGTTAATAAGTTAGAAAAGCTAAATGAAAATATTAGCGAGTATAACGAAAAGGCAAAAGCAGATTCGTGATTTACCGTATTATGGTTATTACAAGTATAGTGTCATACCGTGGCTTGACCATGTGTTGTACGAACGTTAAAGAAAAGGCTGTGTCATGCCGTGACTTGATCACGGCATCCAGAAAAAAACTTAATAAAAAGAGTGGATACCGTGGTCAAGCCACGGTATGACACCGAACGCTTTGCAAAAAGGTTATATTTTATGACCGTTACCAAAGAAAAAATTACCGCTATGTTAAGCTCTAAATTGGGGTTATCAAACAGTTTATGCGAAGAAATTGTTAATGCTATTTTCTCTAATATTTTAGAAACAGCATTTACCGAAAAATTAACTTTAAAAAATTTCGGTAGTTTTGAAATTAGCGAAAAAAAATCACGACCCGGTATAAATTTCCATACTAAATTACCGGTTACTATAGAGTCAAAAAGAATATTGCGTTTTACCCCTTCTGCTAACTTAAAAACATTAATTAACGAATCTTCGGAAAAAAATGTCTCAAAAAAAGATACCGGAAAAAATATTTAATAAGAAGCTAGATAAAAAATATTATTCTACTAGCGAAGCAATAAAATTTTTAAATATCTCTTCTCATCAATTAAGGTATCTAGAAGTTAATATCCTTAATTTGAGCATTTATAAAATAAAAAACAGAAGATACTACACCGATAGGGATCTTAAAACTATACAAGATTATATAACTAATAATAAAAAAATATCGGTAAAACAAGATACTACTCCCCTCTCTTATAAAATCGATATACTGATTAAAAATCTTAATATTTTGTCAAATGATATTACAAAATTCCTTGCTAATTTCTCTGCGCCGCCTATATAAATGCTTTACAAAAATAGTTGATTAATCTTTATAAATATAGTATTATACGTATAATACACGTATGAAAGGTATATTATGCAGAAGAAATTAACACTTACTATTGATGAAGCTGTTTATTATAAGTTACATTCAGTAATCGGTGAACGTAAAATTAGTAAATTTATAGAGCGTTTAGTAAAACCATATGTAATTAACGAATATCTTGAAGCAGCTTATCAAGATATGGCTCATGATATAGCAGCAGAGCAAGAAGCATATAACTGGGTAGAAGGATTGGCGCAAGATGGGTTTCATGAAAAGAGGTGAAGTATGGTGGGTAGACTTTAATCCTTCTATTGCCGGAGAAATATATAAAACAAGACCGGCGATAATTATTAGCAATGATTATTCAAATCAAGCATTAAATCGCGTACAAGTTATTCCTTTAACTAACAATACTAGTAAATGTTATCCTTGTGAAGCTTATATATTGCTAAACGGTAAACAAAGTAAAGCAATGGCTGATCAAATAATGACGATAAGTAAGACAAGATTAAAATCAAAAATTACAATAATTTCTAATAATGATATGCAGTTGCTTGAA
This genomic window from Rickettsia endosymbiont of Ceutorhynchus obstrictus contains:
- a CDS encoding MerR family transcriptional regulator, which translates into the protein MSQKKIPEKIFNKKLDKKYYSTSEAIKFLNISSHQLRYLEVNILNLSIYKIKNRRYYTDRDLKTIQDYITNNKKISVKQDTTPLSYKIDILIKNLNILSNDITKFLANFSAPPI
- a CDS encoding HU family DNA-binding protein codes for the protein MTVTKEKITAMLSSKLGLSNSLCEEIVNAIFSNILETAFTEKLTLKNFGSFEISEKKSRPGINFHTKLPVTIESKRILRFTPSANLKTLINESSEKNVSKKDTGKNI
- a CDS encoding UDP-glucose/GDP-mannose dehydrogenase family protein, which encodes MNITFIGCGYVGLVSGTIMSYLGHNVVCLDTDQSKIAKLNRGISPIYEADLDKYLRQSIKSGRLKFTRNYDAELATAEAVFITVGTPPLPSGDADLKYVFEVIDKICNRINKDCLLVVKSTVPPTSCNKIISYLAEKNFTFNVASNPEFLREGTAVNDFLVPDRIIIGVNNKKSEELLKEIYLPLTNQNIKLLVTDLVTAELIKYASNSFLAAKISYINEMANLCEKTGANIQDLAYGMGLDQRIGTKFLNAGPGFGGSCFPKDILALRVLAKNYRADCKILEAVIDSNRKRPFDMVDKISNLIGNDLLGKNIAVLGLTYKAGTDDIRASPAIEIIKILLTKGAYVKAFDPVGLDNAQKHFENENLLYIKSAIETCSGADAIVITTEWSEFNELNWEIIYNSVKSPIIIDLRNILDADSVKAAGFEYYGVGCRV
- a CDS encoding type II toxin-antitoxin system PemK/MazF family toxin encodes the protein MGFMKRGEVWWVDFNPSIAGEIYKTRPAIIISNDYSNQALNRVQVIPLTNNTSKCYPCEAYILLNGKQSKAMADQIMTISKTRLKSKITIISNNDMQLLEYSLRIQLGL
- a CDS encoding apolipoprotein A1/A4/E family protein; translation: MKTIGKAIEELQNTLKDSAKIIAAEFNKKCHDIADNLSSKIDELKKHAKDNKDRSLESIQKQYDGIKENMTEYQKATGKKAEEYHKVLVKKLSELSKKIEDYNNKHKN
- the bcp gene encoding thioredoxin-dependent thiol peroxidase, translated to MMLKIGDVAFDFSVPVSSNKNIKLSDLKGKFVILYFYPKDDTPGCTIEAQDFNKLKPEFEKLNAVIIGVSKDNLKSHDKFKEKYCLEFDLASDADSDMCEQYGVWVQKSMFGKKYMGINRATFLIDTHGKILHIWPAVSVKNHAKEVLEKLKAANK
- the dnaE gene encoding DNA polymerase III subunit alpha, which codes for MQAEFVHLRAQSSYSFLESALTIDKIVELAVRQKMPAICLADRGNLFGSLEFALQAAKKGVQPIHGVILNIENNIDKVAIDNIRGSFDYKADFAEILLIAKDEIGYKNLLKLSSLIFTKNDRKICDHITFDDLITYNEGLIALCCYTDGIIGKSLLAKDETQAVLAARKLKEIFGDRFYFEIMRHNLPEEQFIEAAHIKIAYDLDIPLVATNKLLFSDASMHYAHDVLLCISAGVTKEYQDRKTISDNCYFKSPKEMRELFADLPEAIENTVNLSQRCYIAAHPNPPMLPNFSTENISETDLIKKDAEDGLLARLSTKFKLENISPKEQETIKEEYFTRLNYELEIICKMDFAGYFLIVSDFIKWSKEQGILVGPGRGSGAGSIVAWSLLITDLDPIKFGLLFERFLNPERISMPDFDIDFCQERREEVINYVRSKYGNNRVGQIITFGKMQAKAVIKDVSRVLGLAYRYADYLTELVPFSAVHLITLDQAIKEVPELSSAAKGKGLYNLEGEEELIKQVLDTSLILEGLHRHASTHAAGIVIAGKDLVEIVPVCKDTNSDMLIVQYSMKYSEIAGLIKFDFLGLQTLTVITDCKKLLKEQGIEIDFNNMTFDDEKTYQMLCKGKGGGVFQFESAGMKDTLRRLKTDSVQDLIALGALYRPGPMENIPTYIACKHGTQQPDYLHELLKPILKETYGVVIYQEQVLEIAKKLAGYTLGSADLLRKAMGKKIKKEMEEQEEIFVKGAVANNISASQAKSIFATLAKFAGYGFNKAHASAYGVISYQTAYLKANYPAEFLVACLNLELSNHDKIGLFSQEAKDNDIKIIPPNINISTGYFSIGCHARQGGNDIEATISAEQKSIIFALGAIKGVTVNFGKLAAEEREKGGRFTTIIDFIERMPPKSINSKLLENLIKSGCFDELHDNRQQLFLSIAKLLAYSISYHEEQASNQFSLIKVNSLSPQLLIASNHADKNTLAFYEFEALGLFITHHPLSEYQEIFNRLNILSSANLHNDLPHGTSRVTLAGVIQKKDSRMSARGRFITLQLSDPDDIFELTIFSEEVLRDYNHLLNVKSLVIVNCDIIKDEGGIKLTAKSFMSIEEAINNQQIELQLFPSSYTELEQIVSLLTKCSGLEQSNTKITLFVKTEVTDGFVAKITLPESFCLQSKDFEFLKNFQYCEKL